The Sylvia atricapilla isolate bSylAtr1 chromosome 9, bSylAtr1.pri, whole genome shotgun sequence genomic sequence GCCACCTTCCCCTATGTGGTGCTCACCATCCTCTTTGTGCGCGGCATCACGCTGGAGGGAGCCGTCACTGGCATCATGTACTACCTGACACCCCAGTGGGACAAGATCCTCAATGCCAAGGTGAGCAGGGACAAAGGGCggcaggcagccagggctgagcagggctgggggcacaaCACTGACAGTCCCACTGCCACAGGTGTGGGGTGACGCAGCCTCACAGATCTTCTACTcgctgggctgtgcctggggcgGGCTCATCACCATGGCCTCCTACAACAAATTCAACAACAACTGCTACCGGTGAGTGCCTGGCCACcgtcctccagccctgccactgccctTGTGTCCACTGCTGGTTCTGACTCCTCTTCCCATAGGGACAGCATCATCATCAGCATCACCAACTGTGCTACCAGCGTCTATGCTGGCTTTGTCATCTTCTCCATCCTGGGCTTCATGGCCAACCACTTGGGTGTGGATGTCTCCAAGGTGGCTGACCATGGGCCAGGCCTGGCCTTCGTCGCCTACCCTGAGGCCCTCACCTTGCTCCCCATCTCGCCACTGTGGTCCATTCTCTTCTTCTTTATGCTCATTCTCCTGGGACTGGGTACACAGGTAGGTCATGGTGGGGCCGGCATGTTCAAATGGGGTAGCATGGTGGGGCCAGGGTGGTCACATGCTGCCCCCTCTGCCCCCTATTGTAGTTCTGCCTGCTGGAGACTCTGGTCACAGCCATCGTGGATGAGGTGGGCAATGAGTGGATCATCCGCAAAAAGACCTTTGTAACACTGGGAGTGGCTGTGGCTGGCTTCCTGCTGGGCGTCCCACTCACCACACAGGTAAGTGACCACGGGACTGTCGTTACAGGGTGCCATTGCTGTGGTCACCTTCATTTGCTGTCTACTTTGTTGCTACAGTGATGGTAGTGACAGCCGGGGCCTGGTCTTGTCATGCCAGCACTGGAGAGGGTACCCAGAATTAAGTGTCTCCATGCTGACTCTGGCATCAGGCATTGCCATGCCAGCTGTGGTGGTGATATCTGAGCTGCACGTTGCTGGCACAGTCAGCATGGCTGTGCTGTTGCCCTGCCAGCAGTGGTGGTACCAcaggggcagctgtgccaatGTGTCTGTCTTCCAGGCGGGCATCTACTGGCTCCTGCTAATGGACAACTACGCTGCCAGCTTCTCCCTGGTGGTCATCTCCTGCATCATGTGTGTGGCCATCATGTACATCTATGGTAGGTGCAGCTGCCCGCAGCCAATAGGATGGTATGGCTGAGCCAGCCAGCCAATGGGGAAGGGTTTGCCTCGACATCTGGCCAGTCAGCAGTTTGGTCTGTGCTACATAGGGAGGCTGTTGTCCAGTcgggagctgcagcctggggaggctCATGGGTCACGCCACcatggggctggagctggatggGCGGTGAGGGGGCTCAGGTCACCACCAGGGCTGATGGTCACTCTTCTCCCCAGGGCACCGCAACTACTTCAAGGACATTGAGATGATGCTGGGCTTTCCTCCCCCACTCTTCTTTCAGATCTGCTGGCGCTTCATCTCACCTGCCATCATATTTGTGAGCATCGCAACCATGGGGCATTGGGCTGTGGGAGGAGTGGGTGAGGAGCCCACCATTGCACTCCCTGGAGAGTGCTTGGCTCAGGAGAGCAGCAATAGGGCAGTGCGGGGAAATTATggggggcacagagcagctggctgctccccACTGGCTGATCCTGCCTATCCCTTCCCAGTTCATCCTGATCTTCACAGTGATCCAGTACCGGCCCATCTCCTACAATGAGTATGTCTACCCTACCTGGGCCATCAGCATCGGCTTCCTCATGGCACTTTCTTCTGTCATCTGCATCCCTATTTATGCCATCTACAAAGTGTGCCGTTCTGAGGGGGACACACTGCTTGAGGTGGGTGGCCAGGGGCTACACCCCTTTGTCTACGTCCCACCTGGGGCTGCCATCCCTGATCTCACTGGAAGCTGCTGGCATGTTGGTGCAGACCGGGGCAGGGGAGGATGGCGGGTGCTAATCTTGTCTCCATCCTCTCCCTTTCTAGCGCTTGAAAAATGCTACCAAGGCCAGCAAGGACTGgggcccagcactgccagagcacCGCAGCGGGCGCTACGCCCCGGTGTTCAGCCCTTCCACCGAGTCCCACCTGGAggtgcagcccctgcagccagagaagggCCATAGTGAAGCAGTGGCTGTATCCCCCATGCAGGGCAGCAATGGCTCAGCCCACAGCCAGGACTCCAGACTGTGACCCCCCACAATCTCCACAACCCCTCTAACCCTCTTGCACCTTCCGCTGGCGGAGCCTGGCTCCGGGCCGCACCGGACCATGGGGGCTCTCAGCACCCATCCCCGAGACCCCCCACCTCCTCGCCGGTTAACCCCTCCCGCCCCCGCCCCCGTGGCATTCGTTAACCCTCGTGTTTACGGTAACCTTTGTGCTCGACGCTGGGACAAGAGAGGAGGGGGCACAGCCCCGGAAGGGCCGGGAGCCAGAGGCACTTTGCAGGGGCCTTGGCCTGGGGGTATGCACAGGATGGGGGGGGTGGGATGCTCCCAGGCTCCCACCCCCCCTTCCCTAAGCCAGGCAGcctgccctgccatggggcACCCTCCTGACCTTCCCATGGGGAGGACATGGGGTGGGACCAGGGTTGGGCATGCCAGGATTGCCCGTGGCCTGTGTGTGCACAAGGCCATCGTGGCAGGGGTTAGCACTACAGGGACCTCCCAGCCTGGGTGCACACCCACTGTGGCTCAGAGCCTACTGGGTTTCACAGGTGGTCATACCCAGGGGTGCTGCCATGCACCAGGCCCGCACAGGGAGATGGGGGGCAAACATGTTGCTTGCACTGGCAGGGAGATCTGATGGCACAAGACACAAGCACTTAGAACACATGTGAGTAGACGTGTGTGTCCCTCACAGACACAGCATGGGCACACACGTGGCATACGTGGGCATGCACATATGCACGGTacgctggggctgtgcaggcagtGAGCTGGGATGCTCCCCTCCATGCACTTCTCCACCCTGTGGCCCCACTGGGGTCTGTGGGTGCCCTTCTGGGTGGCCAGGCATCGCCTGCaaagctgggcacagccacaaGCAGCATGggcacagcccagtgctgctgcctgccccacagtgaggcaggaggctggggagCACTTAGCCTGGCCAGGGGGTAACCAGACATGGATGAGGtccagctctccctggcagctccagcactggcagaggAGGATCCTCCATGGTGCTAAGGGGGAGCAGGATGGACCGgcctcccccagctgctgcttagCAAGAGGTACCGGTGGAGATACGAAGGGCTGCACCAGCCCACTCGCTCCAAGCCATCTGGGGATGCTCAGTCCCCAACCAGTATTAGTGGGACAGGATGCACTGGCAAAGGCCGGGCAGTTTTAAATCTGTCTTCCAGCTCCAGCCAAAGGGCTTGGAGCTCTTGATTTGGGGTGGATGGGATGAGACCCTTCCTACCCCACTTgctcccctcccagccagcactCTGTGCTCCCTTTGTTGCAGCCCcgaggctggcacagggacatggcaCAGCTTGGTGCAGTGGCGGGAGGTGGTGGGCGGTGAGCCCCAGCAGGATGTTCCAGCTCCCCGTCCCGAGCCCCCCGTCGTGCTGCGGCGAGGGGCGCAGGTTCCCGCATGGTGCCCGTGCCCTGCCCCTCGAGTCACGCCGCTACTCTTCACCTCTAATTGTTAGCAATAACGCGCGCGTCCCTGGGCAGCgctgcctgtgccagtgtctctcCTGGTGTAGAGTTCTAAAGTATCCTAGATTTTAATGAGATTTATAttcctgaggctgtgtcctgctgtgccctTCTTTGGGAACCATGTGGGCGAAGGGAGGGGTTGAAGAGTAGGGGACCACATTTAATGGGTGAAGCTGTTTTCCCTGCTGATGCCAGGTATTGGCACTCAACAATCTGCTAGGTTCTGGGGAATTCTCCTTTGTCCTACCTGGATGTACAAAATGAGCTGGAGGTAAGGCAGAGGATGGAGGATGGGCTTATCCCTGCTGGCAGGAAGTACTCCTCAAATGAATGTCCATGGGCAGCAAATGTCCATGGCACAGTCAAGTCAGCTGCACTTCGCCCTAGGTGGGCACTTTGTTAGGCCCACCCCACCCCCTGCATTGCTGAGTGAGCTGGGGGCGGTCCCCCAAGGATGGACAGGGTGAGGCAGGAGCTCTGCCTCCCAgtcagcagctggaggtggcagaCAGGAACTTCCCTTCTATACTCCACAATCCCACTTCCTCATCAGATGGTGCTTTTTCCCACCCCCACAAAGCCTGCCAACTTTTCAAACttttattaaatacaaaacCCCTGGTCTCTACGACCGAACGTTGCATTCAACGTACGCTGAAAAAAGGGTCAGACATTCAAATGTACAAAAGTCGCCGgtgccccccagccctggcgagctgccctgctcccaaCCCCACTGCTCCTATCCCCCCATGGAGTGTCAGGGGTGCTGGGGCTCCCAGTCCCATGGAGGGGCAcagggctcctgccctgcatgGTCCTggcctctcctgcctgcagccctcccCCCCTGGCCTGGAAGGGGGAAGGCAGACAAGGGGAGACCTCAAGGGGAAGATTCCCTCCCTGCTCAAGGGGCTGCACCAGCCCCCACCAAGAGGGGCTGTGAGGTTCAAATGAGCCCTATTTCCCCCACCAAGGGGGGGAGGGAAGGTGAGGGCAGGcgcaggcaggggctgcacacacacacacacagcacctgcCTTTGGGCAAGGGGGATGGCATACAGCTGCCATCCCCCCAGCcgtggggaaactgaggcacagcgAGGGGCATTCGCTAATCAGAGGTCTCTGTTTGGCAGAGCTGAGACAGGGCCCAGCTCTAAGCACCAGACTAAAGCAGAGGAAGACAGCAAGCCATGTCTGTGTGCCTGGCAGCATGGGCAGTGCCTGGCCAGGGCAGCAATCTTGCCCTGATCCTGCCTGCCTAGGggccccaggctgctcccatccccagctggggcagcagggactCCAGCACTGGTAAAGGGGGAAGCCTGCACCCCACTTCTCACAGCGCTGGTGGGGACCCTCCAGCTCTCACAGAGCAGTGGGATTTCACCCTCCCCACCCAgggtgcaggcaggagctggcatgGACTGGGGGCTCCTTGCCAGGCCTGGGGTTGCCCcctccctctgtgccaggagctgcttgtAGGGCAGCTGGGCTCATCCACCAACACACCACGTATGGGGCAGGGGTCCTGCAAACACACTCGTGGGGATGGGGGAGACGGAGAAATCCTGGGGACCAAAGGGCTGGCTGGGGGGCAGCCATCTCCAGAAGGCAGCAGAGTAGGCAGAAAACATCCCTGTCCAGTCCTAGCTCTTGAGCTGGGGCAAAACCTGCTATGCCCAGCCAGCCTAGGCACAGGGGGTCCCAGTGACAGGAGCACTAGCCGCGGGCCAGGCGGGGCGGTGGCCTGCCAATCTCCACCGTGATGTTGGTGTACATGGGCTGGCGGGAGATCTCCACCAGCCGGTACTGCAGCGAGCTGATCCCATCCCGCTTCATTGTCATTTTAGTGTTCTGGATCTTGGTGAATCTGGTGGAAAGAAGAGCAGGATGAGGATGGAGGGATGTCTTGCTGtagtgccagcagtgctggacCTCTGTGGAAGTGTTCAGCCAAGTGATTGCCCAGCGTGCCaactgccccagccctgtggctCACTCACCTCTGCGGGTTGGGCTCGTTGTGTTTGTCACGTTCATGCTTAATCATGCGGTACCTCCCAATGCGGATGTCGGGCCTTGACACCTTCATGCCATTCAGGGAGATGCTGGGggccaggagcagggtgggatcAGTGTGCGGGCACCAGGGTGGGACATTCCCCAGCCCAGAGACCTCCAGGGTCACACCCCAGGCAAAATAAACCTGTCCTTGGTTAAACAAAGCTGTGCCAAGATGAGCAAAGCCAGGCCCCACCCAGGCCAGTGTCGTGACTTAGGGTGCCACGTGCCCCCTGGCAGCGTGCCCAAAGTGCCACTCCCATCCAGGGACCAGCAGCTGCATTCAGCCTTCGTCTCACACAGGCAGCCATCCCTAGGCagccatccatccctccatccctccctcccttcctccttccttctgcGGCCTCTGCCCTTCACATTCCCTGAATGCCGCTGCCTAGCCCTTCCCTTGGAGCCCTCCCCTCAGATCAAGGGCTGCCTGAAACTTTTCCACAGAGCCACACTTCTTATCCTCCACTCTGAGCCCACCTTATGTGCAAATCAACTGTGCCACGTGCCCAGGGCTCCCACAAGGGTGTTTTGCTGGTCTGACTATCACATGCTGGTTACACCCCACTGGCTGCACACTGCTTCACTGGGCAGCACCATGGGGGAATCCACAGGAGGTGAGGTGGCCACTGTTCCGCTCTAGCACCCAGTGCAGCCTATGGGGGAATTGGGCTTTGCTCAGCGCGCAGCCGTACTGCTGCCTGGCGGCTGCTGGCAGGAATGACTGCGTGGCTGCTGCATGGACACCACACAGATGCTTCCAAGTTTTTGATCTCAGCCCTGGACACATCCAAGTCTAGCATCTCAGCCCCTGTATGGAGCAGAGCCCACAGGCACACCACCCTGCAGGCACAGTGTGTACCACACTGCAGGATTCAGCCagaagggaggcagaggagcagctcacaGCCCTCCATCACCCTGGGAAAGACCAGTTCCATCCATAAGGGTCACCAACCCCAAAGCTGGAGTGTAAATCCCTCCCTGACATTTACCACGGCCCGCGAACATCCCCCACAGAACCAGCGCAGTAACAGTGCTAATTCAGTGCTGGGTGGGGAGCCTGCTACACCCCAACCGGTCAGTGCTAGCGAGAGGTTGGGCACCTACCGATTAAAGATGTCATCgtcctctcctccccagccccagtaCTCATTGGGAAAGCCATTGATCTTCAGGAACTGGGACTTGCTCAGCCCAGAGACACCGCCAAAGTAGCCGGCATAGGGCAGCCTGCAGGTTGACAGCAAATGGGTCAGCCCCAGGAACAGGCAAAGATGGAGGTGAGCCCCATGGGGACCCCCAAGTACAAGGACCCTttcctgtgtcaccttcctacccagggctctgtgccctcTCCCATCTCAGGTCCACAATTCGAGCCACTGACCTCATGCCTACCCCAGGTGACAATCAAAGGTGGTTGCCTTGATACCATCCCAGAGAGAtattccagccctgcctggacagaaacagctccccagggcaccCACCTGAACCCAAACTTGTCCATGCCAACAGCAAAGTGCCGTGGCTGCTCGTAGCAGCGATAGAGGTTGCGATCATCCATGGGGATGAGGTCCACGTCACTGAAAATGAAGCAGTCATACTCCTCGTCGTCCTTGAGTGCCTCCATGAATCCCACGTTGAGCAGCTTGGCGCGGTTGAAGGTGTCTTCACCAAACTGCAGGGCAGAGTTCAGCAGTGCCTGCTTATCTACCCCAGCCCCACCACCCTCTTGCCCCTGCCCCTCTCACCTGGTTGATGATGTAGATACCATAAGCCACCTTCTGCCGGCGCAGGATGGGGTGCAGGTAGTGCAGCCAGTACTTGAGGTGGTGCTCACGGTGTCGGAAGGGGATGAGGATGGCCACCTTCTGCCGGGGTAGGCAGTCGGGGGGGGTGTACTTGCCGCCCTGGCGCACATCAGGGTTCTCCCGCTGCACTCGCTCCATGCTCATGGGAGAGCTGAACTCGATAAGCAGGCGCCCAACTGTGAGAGAGGAAGGCAGGGTGGGTGATGCCCACAGGACAGGGTCATGGTCACATGCCACTCCTGCCCAGAGTAGTAAAGCAAACAGCAAGGGGCACCCGCAAAGGGGACTGGCACTGCCAAGGGCAGAGAGCACCCAAAACCTTTCCTAAACTggagcccagagaggctgggcTAACAAAACCTGAAACCAGCTGTCCTGATACAGTTCCACACTGGGGTTTCTCTATTTCATGGGGGAGCCATGCCCAGGGCCCAGGGGATAACGATGTCAACCATGAGCACCCACCTTAGCCCCATGTTCAGAGTCAGAGCCCAAATTCATCCCCAGTGCTCACCCAGCATGTCTCACCTAAGCCAGAAGGTGtctcctggcagggctgcaaGGGCTTCTCAGTGACAGACTGGTTGGTGCTGGGCTTGGTGCTGGGGGATGGGGCCTCTGCACCGGCTGGCCCGTAGCTGGGAACGGTGCCGTTGGGGCGGGAGGAGTTGGAGAAGGGGTGGGCGCGCGAGGCGTTCCTGGCGTTGAAACGGCTGAAGAAGTCCAGGTGCTGCGCGTAGACGTCAAAATAGAGGATCATGATGATGACgaagtggagcaggcagagcagcagcacagccttgcAAATCCTTTCCAGGGTCACCCCCAAGAGCAGCCTGGTCATCTTCTGGGCACGGGCAGGCAGACATGTGCACTTGGTGGGGCAGGGGGGCGGCTCCAGCCACGGTCCTGATCCTGCCAAGACACCTCATGCTCAGGACACCACGAgcctgagcccccagccctgcccaaaTGACACTGGGATAGCAGGAGTAGCACAGGCCTGAAGCAGACCTGAAGGGCTTGCAGGCTGGTACGCCAGAGAACACCCCAGGGGGAATGCTGCACCTCTGTTCTGAAGGCACCACCATGAGAGGTCCTCAGCTCCACACAGCAAGCTCCCTCCTTGCTTTCCTAGGCCAAGACCAGAACAGGACAGACCCActccccttccctttttctcccccagaGAGAGGATGTGGACACCTCCAGACTTGCCATAAAGAGCCTCCATGGAGGCTGGGCCCTTGGCAAAGGCTATGTTCTCCAAAAACACAGCCAGCCTGGGATGTCCCAAGGGCACCACAGGTGTCCCTACCAGCCACCCTTTTCTGAAGCACCCTCACTTCCTTGttccccatcctgctccctcTCCAAAGAGCtacatcccagcagcagcaccaaagtGGGGCAGCAATGAGAGTCATGCCGGCAGGGGCCCTTCTCGAGGCACCCAGCGGGGGAGCAGCTGCACATTAGACACCGAGCCAAGTCAAGCTGAGATGAGCAGgacatcccagcccctctgagTCAGGGTTCCCTGCCACATCCAGGGGGGTCTGGCTTACAGCCAGCGGCGCAgatcctctctcctcctcctgacgGTGAGGCCCCTGGGACACTGGACTGCTGGAAGTCAGGGTCCCCTTATCTCTGACATGACACTGGAGCTGGGCCAGAGCCCTGACAGGAAGCCAGCTGGGAGAGTCACTAGAGAGTCCCAGACAAGTCAAACAATCCggcctttcccagccctgccactgccagggctcaggccacagcacagccatgcaCCCCGGttcctgccctgatccctgCCATGCTAGTCCCTGCTTTCAGGGAAGTTGCTAGGACACAGCAAAGCAATCACAAGGGACAGGCACTGGGGTTCACAAAGCCCTGAGGACCTCAGGACAGGCCGGAACTACTGCATGGTCCCTGGGGGGCCTTGATGGCTAGGGGTCTGCAGCAAGACCCCCAGCAGGAGTGCAGATAGCACCCAACACTGCTGGCAACTGGtcactggcagctgctggccctgtccAGTGGGGTCCCCCAGGGAGCCACATGGAACCAAGTTGTCAGTGATGGCCACACTGGATGGGTATGGGGATCAGAGCTGAGGTGTGAAGCAGGATCCTTCACCCAACCCTGCTCTGGGGTGTCCTCTCCCAGTTGCAGGACTGACCCTGGCAGGCAGACCATGGAACCCACCGCAGGCAGGGAGGTGCTAGAAAAGGCTTTGAGCCCAATGCCCCGACTATGTCCACCCTCTCCCAGGATGCAGAGTAGTATCCCTGTGGATAGGGGTGTCCTGGCATGTGTCAGCAGCCCAATCCCACATCCAGTTTTTTTCTAGAAAGTAGCCCTCTGAAGGAAAGCTGGCTTTGCTGTTATTGCTCAAACTTTTTCCCGATTACAGTGCCTTGTCACTCTACACAGCCCACGACACAGGGACCTGCCTGCCCCCAGCACCTGCCAAAAACCCTCCCCAAAAATTTGTGCAGTATATAGAGTGGTGCTGCCCCAACAGCCAGAGGGGGatgcaacaggaaaaaatcagaGCTGGTTTTAGGGGCCGTTTGGCAGAATGGTCCACAAGGCAAGTAGAGGGTAATTCTCAgcaagaacaaaagcaaagcactccatcaagcagcagccacaggacaCCACGAACATGAGTGGGCTTAAACTGCTAAGGAGGGGGTTATGAAATATGATGTCATCTCCCCCCACCGCAGCATATGTGCAGGGTGTGAGAGGCCAAAAGTGACCTGGGGCTGGAGAGCTGGTCCCCAGGGTTTCAAGCCAGAGCAGTATGTGCCATGCGGCTAGTGATGCTCGTTTTGGAAGGGATGCTCAACCCCGTGGACTCAATCCTTCTTCCCACAAGACATTCCAGAGCTCGGAGAAGGGAGGCACAGTGAGAGCCGGTGGCCTCGATGTCCTAAAGCTGGCCACCTCCTGGCCAAAAGCGGGGCGAGGGGCCGCATTCAACACAACTAACACTCCCCCGCCCCCTAATTTTTCCCAGTCCCCGACACACGCAAAAACTTacttaaaaaatgagaaacaacCTCAAAATTAGGCTTTCCCCCGAGCCAGAGCGGTGCCGCCCGCGAGTGACCAGGATCGCTTTCCCCGGGTCCATCCCGGGCCTCCCCCGCCCGGCCAGGCCTGCCCGCGCCGCTCCACTCACCGCGGCCTCGGGGCTGCCGCGCCGCCCCGGCGCCGGTCagcggcccccgccgccgcctccttctcttcctcttccttctcttcctcctccagccccggCCGCCGGCCCGCGGGCTCCCAtgcccggggctgcggggggccCAGCCGGCCGGGCCGCCGCACCGCCGAGAGCCGCAGGGAGACGGGGCCGCGCCCGCACGCCggctccgcccgccgccgccgcaccgggcggggccgccgccgccgccgccccgcacCGGGGCCCGAGGCGGGCGGTCCCGCAGGCACCTGGGCCGGCGGACGCGGATCCCGCGGACACCCCCCGGGGGTGCGCGATGCCTCCGGTTCCACCAGGGGATGCTCAGCCCTTGGCCCCAGGCGCGGCACCGGGGACCGTCCAGGCACCCTCCGAGACACAGGCATAGGGTGTCCCGGCCTTTCTTGGTTCCCTTGCTCCTTGTTGCTGGAAGGCAGCGTTTCCAAGGACCCACCTGCGGCGACTCCCACGCTCCCTGCCATTGGTGCTGTCTCAGCGTCCGTTGCAACCTATTTGTGTCTCCTTCCCCCCCACACCACCACTCTTTCTGTTTCATTGCTAGGAAACAACTGGGAATCTCATCCCCTTACCACAAAGGCATCAGTGAAAGGCCTTGGTTTGGTCTCACCTCAAGTTTGGCCCACCACAAGTACTTTTTGCACTGTCTACAGCCTTTCCCTTCCTGCCACCTCCTCagctcccttccccagcacttGTGCCTGTTCAGAGCAACCTTGTCCCTGAGGCCTCTCCTCCTCCCGTGCCGGGCTGCTCACCCCAGCGAGAGCTTTCCAGCTCCCTTCAGAAGCTCCCTTCGGCAAACAGGCTTTCAGAAGAGAACTGAATGGCACCCAcccaggccagccctgctccacccCTGCAAACGAGCCTACTGAAAGCGGTCCAACTTCTGCCTCCAGCTCTTGGTTTGGCTTCTCAGCAGGTGGCATTTTCCTATCCATACCTACACATGGTTACCAAAATACCTTttaactgctgctgcttctaaaTGAGACAAGGTGTAAGATCCCAAAGCCTTGTTCaagcttttttcctctgcttgagCAGCAGGTATTTAGTAGGTGTTTAGTCCAAGTCCTGGAACCCAAGCGTACATACCTAGAATGGTGTGCTCACCTTATCACTGCTGGCTATGGTAGGTGGGCTGTGGGTCACCCTGAGAGTGGCCCTGATGGGTGTCATGTTCTTATAAGGGGCCTGTGGGTAAGTCTAGAGCCCATTCCCTTGCCAAAGCTGTGATATACATAGGCAGGatagggagaatggaaaagtaccTCACAGAGGCACATTTCTGACAGCAGAAGCATTTCTatctgggcagggcagaggccCATCCCTGAAAAACAAGTGGGTGAGTCTTTCAAGACAGCTGCTAACCATGAAGATAATTAACCCATAAAGCAGCTTCTCTAACACCAGCACAACCTCTCCAACCCCAGGCATCCCCTTCCTGAGCTTGGTGTGGGTCTGATGAAatggctctgcagctcccacaggacAGGCAAAAATCTGCCCACACCTGACGCTCTTCCAACCAGACAGGGCCAAGTTTGCGTCCTGCCACTACACAGGTCTCACATTGCTCCTCACTGGGAgagcctccagccccagccagcacagctaGAAGGGGCAGCAGCTTAGTCTTCCCCCCACAACTGTCATGCACCCTGGGCTGAAATACGCTACAGCCCCCAAACTCATAGGACAATGTGAaacagaggcaggagagcagcagatctCAGAGGGGTcatgcagaggcagctgctgccctaGTTCAAGGGCAAGAATCAGC encodes the following:
- the SLC6A9 gene encoding sodium- and chloride-dependent glycine transporter 1 isoform X3 yields the protein MADKCSEGLLNGAVPGEPGKQEKSVKRGNWGNQIEFVLTSVGYAVGLGNVWRFPYLCYRNGGGAFMFPYFIMLVFCGIPLFFMELSFGQFASQGCLGVWRVSPMFKGVGYGMMVVSTYIGIYYNVVICIAFYYFFVSMTRVLPWTYCSNPWNTPDCVGVLDGNLSSRVALNITQLLNTTQKRTSPSEEYWRRYVLNLSDDIGNLGEVRLPLLGCLGVSWVVVFLCLIKGVKSSGKVVYFTATFPYVVLTILFVRGITLEGAVTGIMYYLTPQWDKILNAKVWGDAASQIFYSLGCAWGGLITMASYNKFNNNCYRDSIIISITNCATSVYAGFVIFSILGFMANHLGVDVSKVADHGPGLAFVAYPEALTLLPISPLWSILFFFMLILLGLGTQFCLLETLVTAIVDEVGNEWIIRKKTFVTLGVAVAGFLLGVPLTTQAGIYWLLLMDNYAASFSLVVISCIMCVAIMYIYGHRNYFKDIEMMLGFPPPLFFQICWRFISPAIIFFILIFTVIQYRPISYNEYVYPTWAISIGFLMALSSVICIPIYAIYKVCRSEGDTLLERLKNATKASKDWGPALPEHRSGRYAPVFSPSTESHLEVQPLQPEKGHSEAVAVSPMQGSNGSAHSQDSRL
- the SLC6A9 gene encoding sodium- and chloride-dependent glycine transporter 1 isoform X2; translation: MKLGTHGAVQPGPPDGSCEQPGPLGPSQQNGAVPGEPGKQEKSVKRGNWGNQIEFVLTSVGYAVGLGNVWRFPYLCYRNGGGAFMFPYFIMLVFCGIPLFFMELSFGQFASQGCLGVWRVSPMFKGVGYGMMVVSTYIGIYYNVVICIAFYYFFVSMTRVLPWTYCSNPWNTPDCVGVLDGNLSSRVALNITQLLNTTQKRTSPSEEYWRRYVLNLSDDIGNLGEVRLPLLGCLGVSWVVVFLCLIKGVKSSGKVVYFTATFPYVVLTILFVRGITLEGAVTGIMYYLTPQWDKILNAKVWGDAASQIFYSLGCAWGGLITMASYNKFNNNCYRDSIIISITNCATSVYAGFVIFSILGFMANHLGVDVSKVADHGPGLAFVAYPEALTLLPISPLWSILFFFMLILLGLGTQFCLLETLVTAIVDEVGNEWIIRKKTFVTLGVAVAGFLLGVPLTTQAGIYWLLLMDNYAASFSLVVISCIMCVAIMYIYGHRNYFKDIEMMLGFPPPLFFQICWRFISPAIIFFILIFTVIQYRPISYNEYVYPTWAISIGFLMALSSVICIPIYAIYKVCRSEGDTLLERLKNATKASKDWGPALPEHRSGRYAPVFSPSTESHLEVQPLQPEKGHSEAVAVSPMQGSNGSAHSQDSRL
- the SLC6A9 gene encoding sodium- and chloride-dependent glycine transporter 1 isoform X1, producing the protein MKLGTHGAVQPGPPDGSCEQPGPLGPSQQVSGQNGAVPGEPGKQEKSVKRGNWGNQIEFVLTSVGYAVGLGNVWRFPYLCYRNGGGAFMFPYFIMLVFCGIPLFFMELSFGQFASQGCLGVWRVSPMFKGVGYGMMVVSTYIGIYYNVVICIAFYYFFVSMTRVLPWTYCSNPWNTPDCVGVLDGNLSSRVALNITQLLNTTQKRTSPSEEYWRRYVLNLSDDIGNLGEVRLPLLGCLGVSWVVVFLCLIKGVKSSGKVVYFTATFPYVVLTILFVRGITLEGAVTGIMYYLTPQWDKILNAKVWGDAASQIFYSLGCAWGGLITMASYNKFNNNCYRDSIIISITNCATSVYAGFVIFSILGFMANHLGVDVSKVADHGPGLAFVAYPEALTLLPISPLWSILFFFMLILLGLGTQFCLLETLVTAIVDEVGNEWIIRKKTFVTLGVAVAGFLLGVPLTTQAGIYWLLLMDNYAASFSLVVISCIMCVAIMYIYGHRNYFKDIEMMLGFPPPLFFQICWRFISPAIIFFILIFTVIQYRPISYNEYVYPTWAISIGFLMALSSVICIPIYAIYKVCRSEGDTLLERLKNATKASKDWGPALPEHRSGRYAPVFSPSTESHLEVQPLQPEKGHSEAVAVSPMQGSNGSAHSQDSRL
- the SLC6A9 gene encoding sodium- and chloride-dependent glycine transporter 1 isoform X4 encodes the protein MGTNGAVPGEPGKQEKSVKRGNWGNQIEFVLTSVGYAVGLGNVWRFPYLCYRNGGGAFMFPYFIMLVFCGIPLFFMELSFGQFASQGCLGVWRVSPMFKGVGYGMMVVSTYIGIYYNVVICIAFYYFFVSMTRVLPWTYCSNPWNTPDCVGVLDGNLSSRVALNITQLLNTTQKRTSPSEEYWRRYVLNLSDDIGNLGEVRLPLLGCLGVSWVVVFLCLIKGVKSSGKVVYFTATFPYVVLTILFVRGITLEGAVTGIMYYLTPQWDKILNAKVWGDAASQIFYSLGCAWGGLITMASYNKFNNNCYRDSIIISITNCATSVYAGFVIFSILGFMANHLGVDVSKVADHGPGLAFVAYPEALTLLPISPLWSILFFFMLILLGLGTQFCLLETLVTAIVDEVGNEWIIRKKTFVTLGVAVAGFLLGVPLTTQAGIYWLLLMDNYAASFSLVVISCIMCVAIMYIYGHRNYFKDIEMMLGFPPPLFFQICWRFISPAIIFFILIFTVIQYRPISYNEYVYPTWAISIGFLMALSSVICIPIYAIYKVCRSEGDTLLERLKNATKASKDWGPALPEHRSGRYAPVFSPSTESHLEVQPLQPEKGHSEAVAVSPMQGSNGSAHSQDSRL